From the genome of Nitrospiraceae bacterium:
ATCAATGTCTGGATCAAAATTTTCTGTTATATTGACTTCTTTATCTTTTACTGTCTGACCGCAGAGAAGAACTATTCTGTGTATCATCTCTTTTAGATCATCTCCGCCTGAAATCGAAGTCCTTTTTTCATATAAAGCATCAACAACCCTGTTAAGCCTCTCTACTTCTTTCAGTATTACATCTATATAATTTTTCTTCTGATTATCATGCTCTATATCTTCTCCGATTAACTGCACCAGTCCTTTGATTGATGCCAAGGGATTTCTGATTTCGTGTGCAACCTCCATTGCAATGGATCCTATATTTGCCAGTTTTTCGGTTTTTTGCATTTCGTAATGCATTTCTTTTATCTTTGTAATGTCTATGAAATTTAAAACAGCGCCATCGATAGAGTTCCTCCCTAGAATTGGAGAGAGAGTGTATCCGATAGTCCAGTTTTTGTTATTGATTAATATGCCTAGTTCGCCTTCAACAGATTCTCCTTGCATGACAGTTCTCAAATCTCTGCTGATATTAAATAGAGTTTCGATTTTCTTCCCAACAACATCTGTTTCATGACAGCCCAATATATAACATGCATGCGGATTTACCATTGTGATTTCTGCATTTCTATTTACTGCGATTATGCCGCCTGTTATGCTTTCGAGTAATGAGGTGTATTTTTTGAGGGAAGTTGCTATTTCCGCAAATTCTTTTCCGAGTGAGCTCAATGCCTCAACATTTATATCCTGGGATATTTCTTTCAGAACCATCTTGGCAGGTTTTATGAGACCATAAGCAACGACCAACCCCGAAATAAAGGCAATAATCCCTATTACATATGTCCATCCCTCGACAAAATTATAGACCGAAGTAAAATCCAGAGATGTAATGATATTACGGTTCGATAAGGAGTTTAGTTTTACAAGAAAAATAAGAGGTGCTGCAATCGAGAATGCGAAAAACAATAAAGGGAACAGAATAAACAGGCTTATATAAAAACGCTTCTTAAAAAAAGCGTTTTTTATCTTTTTAGTGCGCTCATCATGTCCCATATCGGCATGAATACTCCCAGAGCAAGGAAGAGGATAACTCCCGCCAGTACCAGCAGGAGAACTGGTTCAAGTGTGGTTGATAAATTTCTAATAGCATATTCAACTTCGGAGTCATAATAGTCTGATATTTTATTCAACATATCGTCCAGAGCTCCTGTTTCTTCTCCGACAGCAACCATCTGTACAACCATCGGCGGGAAAGCTCCTGTGCTGGCCATTGGTTCAGCAATTCCCTTGCCTTCTCTTACGCTTTCTTTTATTACATCGACAGCCCTTTCAATAATAAGATTGCCTAGTGTTCCTGATACTATGTCAAGTGTGTGCAGCAATGGAATACCGCTGCGGTATAGAGTTGAAAAAGTTCTTGCGAATCTGGACATAACTGCTTTTTCAACAACAGAACCAATTATAGGAATTTTTAATTTGAATTTATCCCATTTCCATCTGCCCGAAGGAGTTTTAATGTAATTTTTAAATGAAAAAATTATACCTATAACGAATGCAAATATAATATACCAGTATTCTCTTATGGCCATGTTTGTAAATATCAAAATGCGTGTGGGTAAGGGAAGCGCCACTTTAGAATTTGCCCACATAGCTGCAAACTTGGGGATAACAAAAGTCGTAAGTACAAAAAATGCAATTGTAATTGCACATACAACAATAACAGGATACCTTGTTGCTGCTTTTATTCTGGCGCGTGTCTGGGCTTCGTGCTCGAGCAGAGATGATAGTCTTTCAAGGATACTGTCCAGCACTCCGCCTTCTTCTCCAACAGCGATCATGCTCACATAAAGAGGAGGAAATACCTTTGGAAATTTTGCAAGGGCATTCGAAAACGAACTGCCTTTTTCCACTTCTGTCCTTATTTCGAATATTATTTTTTTAAGCTTGCTGCTTTTAGTCTGC
Proteins encoded in this window:
- a CDS encoding type II secretion system F family protein, producing the protein MPSYSYKGRTQAGQLINGLIDASSPEAAAEQIFAKGYIPVKIESAASGRASQKNISFDLFERINHEDLIVFSRQLATLISAGISFLRSLDTLAEQTKSSKLKKIIFEIRTEVEKGSSFSNALAKFPKVFPPLYVSMIAVGEEGGVLDSILERLSSLLEHEAQTRARIKAATRYPVIVVCAITIAFFVLTTFVIPKFAAMWANSKVALPLPTRILIFTNMAIREYWYIIFAFVIGIIFSFKNYIKTPSGRWKWDKFKLKIPIIGSVVEKAVMSRFARTFSTLYRSGIPLLHTLDIVSGTLGNLIIERAVDVIKESVREGKGIAEPMASTGAFPPMVVQMVAVGEETGALDDMLNKISDYYDSEVEYAIRNLSTTLEPVLLLVLAGVILFLALGVFMPIWDMMSALKR
- a CDS encoding PAS domain S-box protein translates to MGHDERTKKIKNAFFKKRFYISLFILFPLLFFAFSIAAPLIFLVKLNSLSNRNIITSLDFTSVYNFVEGWTYVIGIIAFISGLVVAYGLIKPAKMVLKEISQDINVEALSSLGKEFAEIATSLKKYTSLLESITGGIIAVNRNAEITMVNPHACYILGCHETDVVGKKIETLFNISRDLRTVMQGESVEGELGILINNKNWTIGYTLSPILGRNSIDGAVLNFIDITKIKEMHYEMQKTEKLANIGSIAMEVAHEIRNPLASIKGLVQLIGEDIEHDNQKKNYIDVILKEVERLNRVVDALYEKRTSISGGDDLKEMIHRIVLLCGQTVKDKEVNITENFDPDIDKISVKDERLFHSIYNIVLNAYEAVNDNGSIIISTKKTSAGIIIEVISDSEISPKIEKEKIFNESVSTKGSGHGMGLKIARDSIKDLRGSINIESGSGKTKFTIQLPFTGQTTLS